The following are encoded in a window of Mustelus asterias chromosome 11, sMusAst1.hap1.1, whole genome shotgun sequence genomic DNA:
- the LOC144500980 gene encoding heat shock protein beta-11-like: MLSCGSFHPSRQCQQPVYTLWPVPHRLWEPLGCNMWNQVEEVRRSTNFMDRVLEELAKEFCEGKSRNQDKTAEDNEEGKRQSGDKDGDGFSLSLDVLRFSPEELKVKVLGRKVLVTGKHEKKSDDGSGSYSYKYEEFRREFQLPEDVDAEALNCCLSQDGRFKVQAPRLALPTVNERTVPVNITPETTTTPRLNPEQEAEKQQSGKDEKRNEEDGK, encoded by the coding sequence ATGCTGAGCTGTGGGTCTTTCCACCCTTCACGTCAGTGCCAGCAGCCTGTGTACACATTGTGGCCTGTTCCACACAGGCTCTGGGAGCCGCTTGGATGCAACATGTGGAATCAGGTGGAAGAAGTGAGAAGGAGCACGAACTTCATGGATCGAGTTCTTGAGGAGCTGGCAAAAGAATTTTGTGAGGGCAAGTCAAGGAATCAAGACAAGACAGCTGAAGATAATGAAgaaggtaaaagacaatcaggggaCAAGGATGGAGATGGGTTTTCTCTGTCCCTGGATGTTCTGCGATTCTCCCCAGAAGAACTGAAGGTGAAAGTACTTGGAAGAAAAGTGCTGGTGACAGGAAAACACGAGAAGAAAAGCGATGATGGCAGCGGCTCTTACAGCTACAAATATGAAGAGTTCAGGAGAGAATTTCAGCTGCCTGAAGATGTCGATGCTGAAGCTCTTAACTGCTGTTTGTCACAGGACGGTCGGTTCAAGGTTCAAGCCCCAcgcctggcactgccaactgtGAATGAACGAACCGTGCCCGTCAACATCACCCCTGAGACAACAACCACTCCCCGGCTAAATCCTGAGCAAGAGGCAGAGAAACAGCAGAGTGGAAAAGATGAGAAGAGAAATGAGGAGGATGGAAAATGA